The Primulina eburnea isolate SZY01 chromosome 6, ASM2296580v1, whole genome shotgun sequence genome contains a region encoding:
- the LOC140834646 gene encoding metalloendoproteinase 1-MMP-like: MNKRPNPTMFPVSSYYNNHRTWPCFVFLFLFCLPLFPAMFLPDSMSELKANGLSNSSWHGFMRFLDAGKGGRIDGMEELKRYFGRFGYMPFSSRDHNFTDFFDEEFESALVSYQKNLGLSETGKLDYDTMRVIVSPRCGVSDVVPAAGGRFRTTRHFTYFEGEPRWARPTPMTLTYAFSPAHMIDYVNSTDVKLAFRSAFSRWSAVIPVNFTEARRYSSANIKIGWYSGDHGDGEEFDGVLGVLAHAFSPENGRFHLDSAERWAVDFSTEKSKVAVDLESVATHEIGHLLGLGHSSVKEAIMYPSLRPRKKKVELREDDVEGIQALYGSNPNYRYDSKLESDISSSWGMGSDIRTRMLKTSGIIVGVASLLSLDRDFSFSFLKKLF; encoded by the coding sequence ATGAACAAACGACCCAACCCAACCATGTTTCCGGTTTCCAGTTATTACAATAATCATCGTACCTGGCCCTGCTTTGTCTTCTTGTTCCTTTTCTGTCTCCCGCTTTTTCCCGCCATGTTTTTGCCCGATTCTATGTCCGAATTGAAAGCCAACGGGTTGTCAAACAGTTCGTGGCATGGTTTCATGCGGTTCCTCGACGCCGGAAAGGGTGGCCGCATCGACGGCATGGAGGAGCTTAAGCGTTACTTTGGCCGCTTTGGGTACATGCCCTTTTCGTCCCGAGACCATAATTTTACGGATTTTTTCGATGAGGAATTTGAATCGGCTTTGGTTTCGTATCAGAAAAATCTGGGTTTGTCGGAGACGGGGAAGTTGGATTATGATACGATGAGAGTGATTGTCTCGCCGAGGTGTGGTGTCAGCGATGTTGTTCCCGCCGCCGGTGGAAGGTTCAGAACTACGAGGCACTTCACTTACTTTGAAGGCGAGCCAAGGTGGGCTCGTCCAACTCCGATGACGTTAACTTACGCTTTCTCTCCTGCGCATATGATCGACTATGTGAATTCCACGGACGTGAAGTTGGCTTTCAGGAGCGCCTTTTCGAGGTGGTCCGCGGTGATTCCGGTGAATTTTACAGAGGCGAGGAGATACTCGTCGGCTAACATAAAGATTGGGTGGTACAGCGGTGACCACGGCGACGGGGAGGAGTTTGATGGGGTCTTGGGGGTTTTGGCGCATGCTTTCTCTCCGGAGAACGGGCGGTTCCATCTCGACTCGGCGGAGAGGTGGGCGGTAGACTTCTCGACCGAGAAATCGAAGGTGGCGGTGGACTTGGAATCGGTGGCGACGCATGAGATCGGACATCTGCTGGGGTTGGGTCACTCCTCCGTGAAGGAAGCGATTATGTACCCGAGTTTGCGTCCGAGAAAAAAGAAAGTGGAGCTCCGAGAGGATGACGTGGAGGGTATACAGGCCCTGTACGGGTCAAACCCGAATTATAGGTATGATTCGAAGTTGGAATCTGATATTTCCTCAAGTTGGGGAATGGGTTCGGATATTAGAACAAGAATGTTAAAGACAAGTGGTATTATTGTTGGCGTGGCAAGTTTACTTTCTTTGGATCgtgatttttcattttcttttttaaaaaaacttttttaa
- the LOC140834647 gene encoding protein NONRESPONDING TO OXYLIPINS 2, mitochondrial-like, producing the protein MASKCCRIFNRASISNLKSANWKPNLKASTTSFSRAPSVSSPLRRFFVSRTPGELGSVASMLPLHSAVAMARMTSCLSPSSRCCRALSQELGLSVPR; encoded by the exons ATGGCTTCGAAATGCTGCCGTATTTTCAACAGAGCTTCCATTTCTAACCTGAAATCCGCCAATTGGAAGCCAAATCTAAAAGCAAGCACGACTTCGTTTTCAAGAGCACCCTCTGTATCCTCACCCCTTCGCCGTTTCTTTGTTTCCAG GACGCCGGGGGAGTTGGGGAGCGTGGCATCCATGCTTCCTCTGCACAGCGCAGTGGCAATGGCAAGGATGACGTCATGCCTGAGCCCATCTTCTCGGTGTTGTAGGGCTCTTTCCCAGG AGCTGGGTCTATCGGTTCCAAGGTGA